A section of the Anabaena cylindrica PCC 7122 genome encodes:
- the tftA gene encoding hormogonium tapered terminus morphoprotein TftA produces MGRIFISAAHGGREAGGIDPGAIAGGTTEAKEMILLRDLIVTELRARSIEILSVPDDLSAAQTITWINSRARSTDVALEIAADAASSPTVRGASAYYIANNNQRKQNAEMLLMGLLRRVPQLPNRGVKPDTDSGLGSLQFCRQTTVPAMLIQVGFLSSPDDRNLLQTRRRDFALGIVDGLIAWSRAIDPTPGTPPEPNYPPINININGQNYPEQGVLINGNSYIPIDLVDRLRIDLSTSPNVIRTTYRRIVYIKAIELRDFNISVGWDAATTTLNLRSILTVCTGQINQIISNGNTTEVQLQIFLKNNNENAIVQFPDIPKLYREEANIEGVNYDIAFCQMCLETGFLRFGSDIKPQQNNFAGLGAIGGGTEAASFPSARIGVRAHIQHLKAYASLEPLVQQEVDPRFRFVTRGISPSVDQLSGRWSADLDYGTKIKAMFKRLYESAKLL; encoded by the coding sequence ATGGGACGTATTTTTATTTCAGCGGCGCATGGAGGAAGGGAAGCCGGGGGAATTGATCCTGGTGCGATCGCAGGTGGTACAACTGAAGCCAAAGAAATGATTCTGTTACGTGATTTAATTGTGACAGAACTCAGGGCGCGTAGCATTGAAATTTTATCGGTTCCTGATGATTTAAGCGCTGCCCAAACTATTACCTGGATTAATTCTCGCGCTCGTTCCACTGATGTAGCGCTAGAAATTGCAGCTGATGCTGCTAGTAGTCCTACGGTGAGAGGGGCTAGTGCTTACTACATTGCTAATAACAATCAACGCAAGCAAAATGCAGAAATGTTGCTGATGGGATTGTTGCGCCGTGTACCTCAACTACCTAACCGTGGCGTTAAGCCAGATACAGATAGTGGCTTAGGTAGTTTGCAATTTTGTCGCCAAACAACTGTTCCTGCAATGTTAATACAAGTCGGCTTTCTCAGCAGTCCAGATGATCGCAATTTGTTACAAACTCGTCGCCGTGATTTCGCCTTGGGAATTGTTGACGGGTTAATAGCTTGGAGTCGAGCAATTGACCCAACGCCAGGAACACCTCCAGAACCAAATTATCCACCAATTAATATTAATATAAATGGTCAAAATTATCCAGAGCAAGGAGTGTTAATTAATGGCAACTCTTATATACCCATTGATTTAGTAGATCGCTTGCGAATTGATTTATCTACATCACCTAATGTCATTCGTACTACTTATCGGCGTATAGTTTATATTAAAGCCATAGAACTCCGGGATTTTAATATTTCTGTTGGCTGGGATGCTGCAACTACTACTCTCAATCTCCGCTCTATTCTCACTGTTTGCACTGGTCAAATAAACCAGATTATCTCTAATGGTAATACCACAGAAGTACAGTTACAAATCTTCCTGAAAAACAACAATGAAAATGCCATTGTCCAATTTCCTGATATACCAAAACTATATCGAGAGGAAGCCAATATTGAGGGAGTAAATTATGATATTGCTTTTTGCCAAATGTGTCTAGAAACAGGATTTTTACGTTTTGGCAGTGATATTAAACCTCAGCAAAATAACTTTGCAGGTTTAGGTGCAATAGGTGGTGGGACAGAAGCAGCATCTTTTCCTAGTGCCAGAATTGGTGTGAGAGCGCATATTCAACATTTGAAAGCTTACGCCAGTTTAGAACCTTTAGTCCAGCAAGAAGTAGATCCTCGATTTAGATTTGTAACCAGAGGTATTTCTCCCTCTGTTGATCAACTATCAGGAAGATGGTCAGCAGATTTAGATTATGGTACAAAAATTAAAGCGATGTTTAAAAGGCTTTATGAATCAGCAAAATTACTTTGA